The Exiguobacterium mexicanum genome includes a window with the following:
- the cysE gene encoding serine O-acetyltransferase → MGFWKSVSDDIRNVLELDPAARSKIEVVLTYPGLHALWAHRIAHGLWTRKVKLMAKLIAQTSRWLTGIEIHPGAVIGERLFIDHGFGIVIGETAIIGNNVTIYQGVTLGGTGKEKGKRHPTIGNDVLISAGAKVLGNITIGDCVKIGASSVVLKDVPSDSTVVGIPGRVVIRNGERVKQHDLDHRFPDPDRECQERLERAVAQLEDKLASLEKRMEENTHDSVLQQPHE, encoded by the coding sequence ATGGGATTTTGGAAAAGTGTGAGCGACGATATACGAAACGTGCTCGAACTCGACCCGGCCGCAAGATCAAAAATAGAGGTCGTCTTGACCTATCCAGGGTTACACGCCCTGTGGGCACATCGAATCGCGCACGGTCTATGGACGCGCAAAGTCAAGTTAATGGCGAAGTTAATCGCGCAGACGAGCCGTTGGTTGACGGGAATTGAGATTCATCCCGGTGCGGTCATCGGTGAACGTCTCTTTATCGATCACGGGTTTGGCATCGTCATTGGTGAGACGGCGATTATCGGTAACAATGTAACGATTTATCAGGGCGTGACGCTCGGCGGAACGGGAAAAGAGAAAGGGAAACGTCACCCGACGATCGGGAATGATGTCCTCATCTCTGCCGGGGCGAAAGTGCTCGGCAATATCACGATTGGCGATTGCGTCAAAATCGGGGCGAGTTCTGTCGTTTTAAAAGACGTCCCATCCGACTCGACGGTCGTTGGGATTCCAGGCCGGGTCGTCATCCGGAACGGCGAACGGGTTAAGCAGCATGATCTCGATCACCGCTTCCCCGACCCGGACCGCGAGTGCCAAGAGCGGCTGGAACGTGCCGTCGCTCAGCTAGAAGACAAACTTGCTTCATTAGAGAAACGGATGGAGGAGAATACACATGATTCAGTTTTACAACAGCCTCACGAATAA
- the cysS gene encoding cysteine--tRNA ligase — protein MIQFYNSLTNKKEPFVPIVPGKVSMYVCGPTVYNYIHVGNARPAIAFDTVRRYLAYRGYDVKYVLNFTDVDDKIIRTANELGEDVGTLTNRYIDAYLADTGALNVLPADVHPRVTDTMEEIITFIRELETQDFAYEAGGDVYFRTRKFETYGKLSQQSIEDLRAGSRVDVGEKKEDPLDFVLWKAAKPGEPAWESPWGQGRPGWHIECSAMAKKHLGTTIDIHAGGHDLKFPHHENEIAQSEACNHTKFANYWLHNGFINIENEKMSKSLGNFLLVHEALKEVDAMVLRFFMLSVHYRHPINYSRELIEQAANGWDRIKESYQNVEYRLSVTAGLEEPSEAMERKLATIKTTFIEAMDDDINTANAVTVLFDLAREANIYAKADHVSKVTLEHVIALFEELTGVLGLTIKKELELLDAEIDQLIQERNTARAERNFARADEIRDLLKEQKIQLEDTAQGVRWKRL, from the coding sequence ATGATTCAGTTTTACAACAGCCTCACGAATAAAAAAGAGCCGTTTGTACCAATCGTACCTGGGAAAGTGTCGATGTATGTATGTGGACCGACCGTCTACAATTACATTCACGTCGGTAACGCCCGGCCGGCCATCGCCTTCGATACAGTTCGTCGTTATTTAGCGTATCGAGGCTATGACGTCAAATACGTCCTCAACTTTACAGATGTCGACGATAAAATCATTCGGACCGCCAATGAGCTCGGAGAAGACGTCGGTACGTTGACGAATCGGTATATCGACGCGTATTTGGCAGACACGGGTGCCTTGAACGTATTGCCGGCGGACGTCCATCCACGTGTCACGGACACGATGGAAGAGATTATCACATTCATCCGCGAACTCGAGACGCAGGACTTTGCGTATGAAGCAGGCGGGGACGTCTATTTCCGGACGCGTAAGTTTGAGACGTATGGCAAATTGAGCCAGCAGTCGATTGAAGACTTACGCGCGGGATCACGTGTCGACGTCGGGGAAAAGAAAGAAGACCCGCTCGATTTCGTCTTGTGGAAAGCCGCGAAACCAGGTGAGCCGGCATGGGAGAGTCCATGGGGACAAGGTCGTCCAGGCTGGCACATCGAGTGTTCAGCGATGGCGAAAAAACACCTTGGCACGACAATCGACATTCACGCCGGGGGCCATGACTTGAAGTTCCCGCACCACGAGAACGAGATTGCCCAATCGGAGGCGTGCAACCATACGAAGTTCGCCAACTATTGGCTGCATAACGGATTCATCAATATCGAGAATGAAAAGATGTCAAAATCGCTCGGGAACTTCCTGCTCGTCCATGAGGCGTTGAAGGAAGTGGATGCGATGGTGCTCCGCTTCTTCATGTTATCGGTCCACTATCGTCATCCAATCAACTATAGCCGTGAGTTGATCGAGCAAGCGGCGAACGGATGGGATCGCATCAAGGAGTCGTATCAAAACGTTGAATACCGCTTATCGGTCACGGCCGGCCTTGAAGAGCCGAGCGAGGCGATGGAACGCAAGCTTGCGACGATTAAAACAACGTTTATCGAAGCGATGGATGATGATATCAATACGGCGAATGCAGTGACCGTCCTATTTGACTTGGCACGTGAAGCGAACATCTACGCAAAAGCGGACCACGTCTCAAAAGTCACGCTCGAACACGTGATCGCTCTCTTCGAAGAATTGACAGGTGTGCTTGGTTTGACAATCAAGAAAGAGCTAGAGCTTCTTGACGCGGAAATTGATCAATTGATTCAAGAGCGGAACACGGCTCGGGCGGAGCGGAATTTCGCGCGTGCCGATGAGATTCGAGATCTCTTGAAAGAACAGAAGATTCAACTCGAAGATACAGCCCAAGGGGTGCGGTGGAAGCGGTTATGA
- a CDS encoding Mini-ribonuclease 3, which yields MKQLAPQLNALALAYMGDAVYEMAVRKRLLGQGMTKPNDLHRGAIRYVNAAAQAGIVTHWLETGVLSDDEAAVVRRGKNAKSGSIPKRTDVHTYRYSTAFEALIGYTYLMERRDRLEELIEQAFTWLETESFETT from the coding sequence ATGAAACAACTCGCCCCTCAACTGAACGCCCTCGCCCTCGCCTATATGGGGGACGCCGTCTATGAGATGGCGGTACGCAAACGACTGCTCGGACAAGGGATGACGAAGCCGAACGACCTACACCGTGGCGCCATCCGCTACGTGAATGCGGCAGCGCAGGCTGGGATCGTGACCCACTGGCTCGAGACAGGTGTCTTGAGTGATGATGAAGCGGCTGTCGTCCGCCGTGGGAAGAACGCGAAATCCGGTTCAATCCCGAAGCGGACAGATGTTCATACGTATCGCTATTCGACAGCGTTCGAAGCATTGATTGGTTACACATATCTAATGGAAAGAAGGGATCGTCTTGAAGAACTCATCGAACAAGCGTTCACATGGCTCGAAACCGAGTCATTCGAAACGACATGA
- the rlmB gene encoding 23S rRNA (guanosine(2251)-2'-O)-methyltransferase RlmB, translating to MLEEGIDFLYGRNPVMEALRSGRDMNKVFIMEGQQKGPLAQIIGMANEASVQVSFVPKTKLEKMAGSEHHQGVVAAVAAYEYKSIEDMFALAESKGETPLFILLDELEDPHNLGSILRTADAVGAHGIIIPKRRSVGLTQTVAKASTGAIEYIPVARVTNLTRTLEELKEKGLWVVGTDASESQDYRRLDGNMPLVVVIGSEGKGMSRLVRESCDFLVHMPMVGHVTSLNASVAAALLLYEVHRSRNPLS from the coding sequence GTGCTCGAGGAAGGAATCGACTTCCTTTACGGGCGCAACCCGGTGATGGAAGCGCTCCGGAGCGGTCGCGATATGAACAAGGTCTTTATTATGGAAGGGCAACAGAAGGGGCCGCTCGCTCAAATCATCGGCATGGCCAACGAGGCATCGGTTCAAGTCTCGTTCGTCCCGAAAACGAAACTCGAGAAAATGGCCGGTAGCGAACATCACCAAGGTGTTGTCGCCGCGGTCGCCGCCTACGAATATAAGTCGATCGAAGATATGTTCGCCCTTGCCGAGTCAAAAGGAGAAACGCCGTTGTTCATTCTGCTCGATGAACTCGAAGACCCGCATAACCTGGGTTCGATTTTACGGACAGCGGATGCGGTCGGGGCGCACGGGATTATCATTCCGAAGCGCCGCTCGGTCGGTTTGACGCAGACGGTGGCGAAAGCTTCGACAGGCGCAATCGAGTACATTCCGGTCGCACGCGTCACAAACTTGACGCGGACGCTTGAAGAACTGAAAGAGAAAGGACTATGGGTTGTCGGGACAGACGCGAGCGAGAGCCAAGATTATCGTCGCCTCGATGGGAACATGCCGCTCGTCGTTGTCATCGGTAGTGAAGGTAAAGGGATGAGCCGCCTCGTACGCGAATCGTGTGACTTCCTCGTCCACATGCCGATGGTCGGTCACGTCACATCGCTGAACGCCTCGGTCGCGGCCGCGCTTCTCTTGTATGAAGTGCATCGCTCACGTAACCCATTGTCATGA
- a CDS encoding NYN domain-containing protein, which translates to MSIKKRELLLVDGYNIIGAWPHLRKLRDIDFEKARNDLIEAMAEYQAVTGREVTIVFDAHMRYGRESKANQSRVAVVYTKENETADEWIERRAHALVDDRLVTLFVATNDFTEQWVIFGQGALRVPANELLKDWKHAQVLIEKERSALEQDRSNRKTIDLSPDIRARLEEIRRRK; encoded by the coding sequence ATGAGCATCAAGAAACGGGAATTGCTCCTCGTGGATGGATATAACATTATTGGCGCATGGCCGCACCTTCGAAAGTTGCGAGACATCGATTTTGAGAAAGCACGAAACGATTTGATTGAAGCGATGGCCGAGTACCAAGCGGTCACGGGTCGCGAAGTGACAATCGTCTTCGATGCCCATATGCGATACGGGCGGGAATCGAAAGCGAATCAGAGTCGTGTCGCGGTCGTCTATACGAAAGAAAACGAAACGGCGGATGAATGGATTGAACGCCGTGCGCACGCCCTTGTCGATGATCGGCTCGTGACGTTGTTTGTCGCGACGAACGACTTCACCGAACAGTGGGTTATCTTCGGACAAGGAGCGCTCCGGGTTCCTGCCAATGAGTTACTGAAGGATTGGAAGCACGCCCAGGTGTTGATTGAAAAAGAACGGTCGGCACTCGAGCAGGATCGGTCGAATCGAAAAACGATTGACCTTTCACCAGACATAAGAGCCCGATTGGAAGAAATACGCCGTCGTAAATGA
- the sigH gene encoding RNA polymerase sporulation sigma factor SigH, translating into MNGWPYEQFESMSDEELVFLARNEGDSDALEFLIERYRYFVRAKARSYFLIGADHEDIVQEGMIGLYKGVRDYRDERLASFKSFAEMCITRQMITAIKTATRQKHIPLNSYVSLDKPIFDDESDRTLLDVILPPHPTDPQDLLVTREEQLFMEEKMEELLSDLERKVLRLYLDGRSYQEISDDLDRHVKSIDNALQRVKKKFERHVDVKTMTS; encoded by the coding sequence ATGAACGGATGGCCATACGAGCAATTCGAAAGCATGTCCGACGAAGAGCTGGTCTTTCTTGCGCGTAATGAGGGGGATAGCGACGCTCTTGAGTTTTTGATTGAACGTTACCGATATTTCGTCCGGGCGAAGGCAAGGTCTTACTTTTTGATCGGTGCCGATCACGAGGACATCGTGCAAGAAGGCATGATCGGTCTGTATAAAGGTGTCCGGGATTACCGCGATGAGCGGCTCGCCTCGTTTAAAAGTTTTGCCGAGATGTGCATCACCCGTCAAATGATCACTGCTATCAAAACGGCGACCCGTCAAAAGCATATCCCGCTCAATTCTTACGTCTCGCTCGACAAGCCAATCTTTGACGACGAGTCGGATCGGACACTGCTCGATGTGATCTTGCCGCCGCATCCGACGGACCCGCAGGATTTGCTCGTGACGCGAGAAGAACAACTATTCATGGAAGAAAAGATGGAAGAGCTCCTGAGTGACTTGGAACGAAAAGTGTTGCGTCTTTATTTGGATGGCCGTTCGTACCAAGAAATCTCGGACGACCTCGACCGCCATGTGAAATCGATTGATAATGCGTTACAGCGCGTGAAGAAAAAGTTTGAGCGGCATGTCGACGTCAAAACGATGACGAGCTAA
- the rpmG gene encoding 50S ribosomal protein L33, which produces MAKKVSLACSDCGSSGYSTMKQDDVTTRLELKKFCRRCNAHTTHRESK; this is translated from the coding sequence ATGGCAAAGAAAGTAAGTCTCGCGTGTTCGGATTGCGGGTCGAGCGGTTATTCGACTATGAAACAAGACGACGTGACGACACGGCTCGAGCTGAAAAAGTTCTGTCGGCGTTGCAATGCGCATACGACACACCGAGAATCGAAGTAA
- the secE gene encoding preprotein translocase subunit SecE produces the protein MNFLRDVWKELKKTSWPTRKELTKYTITVIATVVVIGLFVFGVDTGVSYFVNLLIN, from the coding sequence ATGAACTTTTTGCGCGATGTATGGAAAGAGTTAAAGAAAACGAGTTGGCCGACTCGTAAAGAGCTCACAAAATATACCATCACGGTCATCGCGACGGTCGTCGTGATCGGCCTGTTCGTGTTCGGCGTAGATACTGGTGTCAGCTATTTCGTCAACCTATTAATCAACTAA
- the nusG gene encoding transcription termination/antitermination protein NusG, whose product MEKQWFVVQTYSGFENNVKENLERRIGSMNMEDKIFRVLVPTETTQEEVTLKSGEKKIKEKEVKSFPGYVFVEMVMTDDSWYVVRNTPNVTGFLGSTGGGAKPIPLQPDEVTNVLSQMGLIEKKDRYNYELGDLVRVKEGAFENFEGTIDEIEADKEKLKVVVDMFGRETKIELDFEHVQKIN is encoded by the coding sequence GTGGAGAAACAATGGTTTGTTGTCCAGACGTATTCTGGATTTGAAAACAACGTCAAAGAAAACCTAGAACGTCGGATCGGTTCGATGAACATGGAAGATAAAATTTTCCGCGTCCTCGTTCCGACTGAAACAACGCAAGAAGAAGTCACGCTCAAGAGTGGCGAGAAGAAGATTAAAGAAAAAGAAGTGAAGAGCTTCCCAGGTTACGTCTTCGTCGAGATGGTCATGACTGACGACTCGTGGTACGTCGTGCGGAACACGCCGAACGTCACCGGCTTCCTCGGTTCAACGGGCGGCGGCGCCAAGCCGATCCCGCTTCAACCGGACGAAGTGACGAACGTCTTGTCACAGATGGGTCTCATCGAGAAGAAAGATCGTTACAACTACGAACTCGGCGACCTCGTCCGTGTCAAAGAAGGCGCATTTGAGAACTTCGAAGGAACGATTGATGAAATCGAAGCCGATAAAGAGAAGCTCAAAGTTGTCGTTGACATGTTCGGCCGTGAAACAAAAATTGAGCTTGATTTCGAACATGTTCAGAAAATTAACTAA
- the rplK gene encoding 50S ribosomal protein L11 codes for MAKKVTKLVKLQIPAGKANPAPPVGPALGQAGVNIMGFCKEFNARTQDQAGLIIPVVITVYEDRSFTFITKTPPAAVLLKKAAGIESGSGEPNRKKVATVKRDKVREIAELKMPDLNASSVETAMLMVEGTARSMGIVIED; via the coding sequence GTGGCGAAAAAAGTTACTAAACTCGTTAAACTTCAAATCCCAGCTGGTAAAGCTAACCCAGCACCACCAGTAGGTCCAGCACTTGGTCAAGCAGGTGTTAACATCATGGGATTCTGTAAAGAGTTCAACGCTCGTACACAAGACCAAGCCGGATTGATTATTCCTGTAGTCATTACGGTATACGAAGATCGTTCGTTTACATTCATTACGAAAACTCCACCAGCTGCAGTTCTTTTGAAGAAAGCTGCTGGTATCGAGAGCGGTTCTGGTGAACCAAACCGTAAGAAGGTAGCAACGGTTAAGCGTGATAAAGTTCGCGAAATCGCTGAACTTAAAATGCCTGACCTTAACGCGTCGTCTGTTGAAACAGCGATGCTTATGGTTGAAGGTACTGCGCGTAGTATGGGTATTGTAATCGAAGACTAA
- the rplA gene encoding 50S ribosomal protein L1 produces the protein MGKKHQEAAKLVDRMKSYELAEAVELVQKTATAKFDETIEVAVRLGVDPKKADQQIRGAVVLPHGTGKTQKVLVFAKGEKVKEAEAAGADYVGDSEFITKIQQGWFDFDVIVATPDMMGEVGKLGRVLGPKGLMPNPKTGTVTFDVAKAIADIKAGKVEYRVDKAGNIHVPVGKKSFEATKLSENIETIIETLMKVKPATAKGTYLKNIALSSTMGPGIRVATADFIK, from the coding sequence ATGGGTAAAAAACACCAAGAAGCAGCTAAGCTTGTTGACCGCATGAAGTCATACGAACTCGCTGAGGCCGTTGAACTCGTTCAGAAAACAGCTACTGCTAAATTCGATGAAACAATCGAAGTTGCTGTCCGTCTCGGCGTAGATCCGAAGAAAGCGGACCAACAAATCCGCGGTGCCGTCGTACTTCCACACGGTACTGGTAAAACACAAAAAGTTCTCGTCTTCGCAAAAGGCGAAAAAGTTAAAGAAGCTGAAGCGGCTGGCGCTGACTACGTCGGTGACTCTGAGTTCATCACTAAAATCCAACAAGGATGGTTCGACTTCGATGTAATCGTTGCGACACCTGACATGATGGGTGAAGTTGGTAAACTTGGTCGCGTTCTCGGACCAAAAGGCCTCATGCCTAACCCGAAAACAGGCACAGTCACGTTCGACGTTGCGAAAGCAATCGCGGACATCAAAGCTGGTAAAGTAGAATACCGCGTTGATAAAGCCGGTAACATCCACGTACCAGTTGGTAAGAAGTCATTTGAAGCAACAAAACTCTCTGAGAACATCGAGACAATCATCGAGACACTCATGAAAGTGAAGCCTGCTACTGCAAAAGGAACTTACCTTAAAAACATCGCGCTTTCTTCGACAATGGGTCCTGGAATCCGTGTCGCGACTGCCGACTTCATCAAGTAA
- the rplJ gene encoding 50S ribosomal protein L10 yields MASEKIVSQKSALVDEIAEKMQASVGTIVVDYRGLTVEEVTTLRKSLRDAGIEFKVYKNGLLRRAAVQSNFEGLDEVFTGPTAIAFSNEDVVAPAKILNDFSKEHKALELKGGIIEGKVSSLEEVKALAELPSRDGLLSMLLSVLQAPIRGLAVATNAIAEQKEEQTA; encoded by the coding sequence ATGGCAAGCGAAAAAATCGTATCTCAAAAATCGGCACTCGTCGATGAGATCGCTGAAAAAATGCAAGCGAGCGTCGGAACAATCGTTGTTGACTACCGTGGACTTACAGTTGAAGAAGTGACTACACTCCGTAAATCACTCCGTGACGCTGGAATCGAGTTCAAAGTATACAAAAACGGTCTTCTTCGCCGCGCGGCAGTTCAGTCGAACTTCGAAGGTCTTGACGAAGTCTTCACAGGTCCTACAGCAATCGCCTTCTCTAACGAAGACGTTGTTGCCCCTGCGAAGATCTTGAACGACTTCTCGAAAGAGCACAAAGCGCTCGAATTGAAAGGCGGAATCATCGAAGGCAAAGTAAGTTCACTCGAAGAAGTTAAAGCCCTTGCAGAACTTCCATCACGCGATGGTCTTCTCTCGATGCTTCTCAGCGTCCTTCAAGCTCCAATCCGTGGGCTCGCAGTCGCAACAAACGCAATCGCAGAACAAAAAGAAGAGCAAACTGCTTAA
- the rplL gene encoding 50S ribosomal protein L7/L12 has product MAFNKEQFIEDLKSMTVLELNELVKTIEEEFGVSAAAPVAVAGAGAAAAEEQTEFDVILTNAGAGKINVIKAVRELTGLGLKEAKALVDGTPAPVKEGVSKEDADAVKAKLEEAGATVEVK; this is encoded by the coding sequence ATGGCTTTCAACAAAGAGCAATTCATCGAAGACCTCAAATCAATGACGGTTCTCGAACTTAACGAACTCGTAAAAACAATCGAAGAAGAATTCGGCGTATCAGCAGCAGCTCCAGTAGCAGTTGCAGGTGCAGGCGCAGCAGCAGCTGAAGAGCAAACTGAATTCGACGTAATCCTCACAAACGCTGGCGCTGGTAAAATCAACGTCATCAAAGCAGTTCGTGAACTTACAGGCCTCGGTCTTAAAGAAGCGAAAGCACTCGTTGACGGAACTCCGGCTCCAGTCAAAGAAGGCGTTTCTAAAGAAGACGCAGACGCAGTCAAAGCTAAGCTTGAAGAAGCTGGCGCAACTGTCGAAGTTAAGTAA
- a CDS encoding class I SAM-dependent methyltransferase, whose amino-acid sequence MGDHYYTNDPSSKSAPETWTYELRGKTYRFTSDRGVFSKGSVDFGSRLLIESFEVPDVEGRILDVGCGYGPMGISLADASGREALLVDVNERALALSEQNAAQNGVTIETRLSHAYDAVGDEQFAAIVTNPPIRAGKQVVHTILRGAHAHLVVGGALYVVIQKKQGAPSAKKLLEDVFGQVETVVKEKGYFIFRAIRS is encoded by the coding sequence ATGGGAGATCATTACTATACGAACGACCCTAGTTCGAAAAGTGCCCCTGAGACATGGACGTACGAGTTGCGAGGGAAGACATATCGCTTCACCTCGGACCGCGGCGTGTTCTCGAAAGGATCGGTCGATTTTGGGTCACGTCTCTTAATCGAATCATTTGAAGTGCCTGACGTCGAAGGGCGCATTTTAGATGTGGGCTGTGGCTACGGTCCGATGGGGATCTCGCTTGCCGACGCCTCTGGGCGTGAAGCACTCCTCGTCGACGTGAACGAGCGAGCGCTTGCCTTGTCAGAGCAAAACGCCGCCCAGAACGGAGTGACGATCGAGACGCGGCTCAGCCACGCTTACGACGCGGTCGGTGACGAACAGTTCGCCGCAATCGTGACCAATCCGCCAATTCGGGCCGGAAAGCAAGTGGTCCACACGATTCTGCGAGGCGCGCATGCGCATCTCGTCGTAGGTGGAGCACTCTATGTCGTCATCCAAAAGAAACAAGGAGCGCCTTCTGCCAAGAAGTTGCTTGAAGATGTGTTTGGTCAAGTCGAGACGGTTGTGAAAGAAAAAGGCTATTTCATTTTCCGAGCAATTCGCTCTTGA